In Legionella cardiaca, a genomic segment contains:
- a CDS encoding zinc ribbon domain-containing protein YjdM codes for MQSIPSCPKCNSEYTYEEGSLYICPECAHEWEQGGSEAVNDSALIAKDAHGQILSDGDTVTVIKDLKVKGSSAVIKVGTKIKNIRVVGGDHDIDCKIDGIGPMKLKSEFLKKV; via the coding sequence ATGCAATCAATTCCGTCATGCCCCAAATGCAATTCTGAATACACCTACGAAGAAGGCTCTTTATATATTTGCCCAGAATGTGCTCATGAGTGGGAGCAAGGGGGTAGTGAAGCAGTAAATGACAGTGCACTGATTGCCAAAGACGCACATGGTCAAATTCTAAGTGATGGGGATACCGTTACGGTAATTAAGGATCTTAAGGTAAAAGGTTCTTCAGCAGTTATTAAAGTGGGCACTAAAATAAAAAATATCAGAGTCGTTGGTGGTGATCATGATATTGATTGTAAAATTGATGGTATCGGCCCAATGAAGTTAAAATCAGAATTTTTAAAGAAAGTATAA